aaggacggccctgagagctcttgttggagttgggggatatctggtgagcttattagcatgtgtgtaggtgcgtttattgtttttaatatggttTATCTGTATCGCATTTAGCTTAAGAATAGATGTgcctgcttagaaagagctgtgtggtaacgtAACTGCGGCAACTACACTGTTTACCGGCTCTGAAGAGGAAGCaaacaggcctgcttaggcagtctgtccTGTGAGGACGGGGGGAGCTTTGCAGGTGATCTGTGACTTGCTACCTTCACTTTCGATATTAATCAGATCAATGGCTCTGCTCAGTATATAAGGAGGAGacgggtgtgtgtctctgtgtgtctgtgtgtcaagAGATCACAGCTGGAGACTGGCCCATCTGTTCTACTTCAATAAAGCTCAGAAGAACTGAAGTGTTTCGGGACTAACGGTGAGTGGGTTGCGGCTTGTTAACCCATAGGTGCAaccaggagggaggagggtgtaATGGGGGTGACTTTCCTTCCACAGGTTAGtcgggggcactgtgctgcaaggAGCAGGTCAGGGGCTAATTAGGCggtgctgtgtttctgggagtggggcagggtctcagtagggggcgctgtgctccaAGGAGAGGTTGGAGATCTCACAGGGGGCGCAATGCCCCAGGGAAGGTGGCTGGATGCTCAGGTGGgagcactgggctgcagggagccgcTGGCATGTTAATTAGGGGagttgtgctgcagggagcagggcggtgTGCATCAGTTACGGGCATCATGTTgcatggagtggggtgagggctcagtagggggcgctgttctgcaaggagctgggcggggggctcagtctggggggcctgctgtggggcggggggctcagtacaggtgctgtgctgcagggaggcagggctcagaATAAGTTTGGGAAGGTCAGGAGGTGGCgctgtggtgcagggggtgggcagggatagATTAAGCAGCAAAAACCTTCATTAACACAGAGAAAAGGTGCCCAGTGATACCTTGGGCCCTTCCAGAAtgtcaagttcagcaaaactcaaatgtCTGAAGACCATGAAATGCAGTGTTAAGGTAAATGCTTTATCatagctctgcccccccccccgcccccacctccacccgaCGCTGCCAATAGACCCTGGGACTTGTCTGTGTGAACTCCAGGATGGGGACAACTTTTGGGGACAACTTTACTACAAGACGCAGCTCAAGACCAACTCTCTGAAAAGACTTGGTTATGTATGTCTTTGGGAGCACGAGggggaggtgatgaaagaaacagacagggagcttgaAGGTTTTTTAAACTGAGCCCAACCGCCCCAGCCTCTTGTGTCTAGGGGTTCTCCTTTTCGGGGGGAGGACGAACGCTATCTGTCTGTATTACAAACCTAACCTTGGGGAAGAAATCCACTgttatgattttaccagcctgtaacacccttttgtaaacaaaaccaaagaataccctaTCGGACACCCTGATATAGTATATGACAAATATGGACCCCTcgtaaattattttggaattgcaaaagctAAAGTGTACCCaagtgtctccagaggtaacatgcttgttaacagcaaaaatgtttttagagTTACCGGAAgatgcccagagtactctgcgaagtcatTTGGCTCATGACCAGAATTACTCTAaggcaagcccggtaactagaggatctgtAGAAGATCCAACCCATGGTGGGCTGACTCGGCCTGGCATTGTCCGGCGAGgaagctacctgggtctaggtgtgtgtgaacccatcttccctccccctttcctctctctgagccactgacagtctgatcatctcgctGAATGCAATGAGAGTAAGCGgtgccgtctctctgagactagctgactctctttgctgaagggaggtgtaggagggtcgtggccatcctcgttagcctctcctgtgtgagcaccctgtagggagagatccttagtttctGAGCTGTTAGCACGGACAGGGCgttctccctgtgtgtgtgattggaaaatgggtgggggacagtctaaggattccctctcaccccctaagggtaccccagcttacttagggtgaccagacagcaagtgtgaaaaatcgggatgggggtggggggtagtaggagcctatataagaaaaagaccccaaaatcgtgactgtccctataaaattgggacatctggtcaccctaagcttaCTTCATGTATGTGCATTATGGtccgaaaacctgcaggtatttagacaattggaatcattacacatgtgaaaatccatctaaacaatgcccactagaaggtaccttcaatctagataagatcatacatctcagaggagcttttaatcaccaaaaagcctctgacacacagtgggagcaatttgcctattgaggaaaggaacgggttaatttgaaattcagcttgatCCAGAGATAGAGAAAGTtgctctgcgttcaaggtcaagaatcaacgCAGACCAtgctaatagggtgaccagatagcaagtgtgaaaaatcgggatgggggtggggggtaataggagcccatataaaaataagccccaaatattgggactgtccctataaaatagggacatctgttcaccctacatgctaagtacaaagaaaaactgctttcggccccagctggctgtgaaaaaaatatacacagagtcaaaccaaaggcaatacaagttacagtgctgagattacatttgcaaagcttaactgtccagtgatatccaacagtctgcctttgcaaTCCTGGAaccggcgtggtttggggacgctgaagaagccacaggcagctggcctggtagggtgaccagacagcaagtgtgaaaaatcgggacggaggtggggggtaataggagcctatataagaaaaagacacaaaaatcaggactgtccctataaaatcgggacatctggtcaccctacggcctggactggaatctctgaaagAGACGCCGCAGGAGACCCCAGGTTgtaaaagaacagccctcccaagagtgcaagttggagattgcacagcaccttctctggacgttatacacagacgtggccagtctggatgtacgtgtgtgagtatgaaagtgtgcctactctcagccacagtaagtctgagaactggagaggggtttagcattcctctctccaccccggttGACCAGGAAGGGTGGCAGTGGATCTacccccagtcgtagcaggactgggcaatagagaagttggagaaaagggaagagttgtgtacttgataactagaactgagcaattaagagcatagatcatgaaccaggcagcaactcaaacctacgcccagggcaagctgcaagccttgagacaggacttccaggcagaaaaggaagcactggctaagcaagtaccggtccttcagggacttgtcagaatttaaccatttgtgtttgcatatgctgtaagagtagtgtgtttgccacaagagaaaattgaatagttaaatgccaatgggccATGTGTTTTGCCCAGGTGGCAAGTCTCATGAGAgcggactcgggtagccttgtgagtaagaatgtttaagggaagagcccaggaagggtgggggctagttgagaagcccaccctcctagctaAATTGATAATGGAACAAGCCGGtacccatggaagggacggttcatagagaaaagcaggatcggaaCCAAATGGGCAGGCAACAGATAGagtatttggaaaacaggttggaaactttgagggcatagtggaaggaaaggagtaagtaattataagcatggggatttcaaatccccaggacaataattggaatggtaaaatctgagttCATTGGGTGTCGTTTTGGGAgacaagcaagtgatttaaggaaagcgAGTGAGAAGTTCCCTCTGTAGTTGCTAGAGGGAAtcaagcagtgaaacttggtaggaatgtctgcaagtaatccaggcaagaggttatttaagtggaattattcgacTATGAATAATGTAGtcgaatttgctgaagaacactcctgttgtgtacaatctgtgttttataagtttgagatgaattggtgttgttttaaagttgcaaaactgagaatacttttgccagacacaggaaactagtgttgtttaatatgGTATTTAGCAGTTAATCCTTAAGGTGATTTAACgctttacaagatttaaaatgttttagataaagaccaaaggttgtggctgcagcagtgtagtcaaagccaggagaatgggAAAAGATTTGAATTTGGTTTTGGGTAacaaatagcagataaaagatctggtaaagagagagaaggacagtgcccctggctctgtgtggtcgagctgtcactttgctgtgggtgcatgaagattttgtaagcacaaaagaaacagttacaccttgtgtagaaattgatgtggctagtgttgtggaaattgaattgtggagaggatgtgcattttccccagaacatgtgcagtgtatattgtagcagaggtaaaagaaatgcaaacctaccaatataggttgtgttgtctttttcagatcactgggtgtttgaaagcaggagttagaagttaaaggcaatcaaaagtctgggaaagttaattgtgaccctttttaagtaagaatctttaagctgtggatagctttggatccgtaagcaagccagaaagcatctgtattaatgcaattttctaactaataaggtagaagccactgaaacctgggctgcctatgaaacaaatacaaggaaatgtgGGTAATTCCTttgttttgcctgaaatcaacaataaacctaacacatttcattaatgcctggcagtgttttgcagatctcatagttgcttgggtaCATTCAGGCCAGAACACCATAATATTAGCTAGCTCCCTGCTGGTAGAAAACATAAGTAAAATTGGTGGATTTAAGTCTAACTTTTCTACCCACAGGGTCGTAGTTCATGACTATCTCAGGCGGTGCAGGATGACGAGCCACGGCGCTGTTCATATGCTCCAGTAATTTGGGTATGGTTGAGTAATAACCTCATCGTAGGATAAAACTCCATGTCTTATCTCCAAAGGTGATTTTGAAAGGGGTGTCTTCGTTGATAGTGTTCCAGCTGTGCGGGTATTGTatttccactaaccccacctGCCAGGCACCCGGGAGATCCAAGAGCTTAATTAGCCATATTGTAAAGTTCGAGCTGGTGTTTTGGGAAAAAACTGCAGAGCTGGTGTTGctgggcaaagtaatgtaaaaccAGCCGTCGCTCATTTCTCTCTGTGTATCTCTGTCTCTGTCTTTGCAGGAGGAATCTTTTTTTGTTCGTGTCTAAATGTCAGAAttgagaagcttccacccagctgttaaacttatcgggccaccccaaccatttcaccagtagctgcttttttctcccttttcctttctccgctagaactttttcaatcctgtaaatcctgtctcgtttggggtttactttttgttattcttcagggtaaaaagatccagtaactgTCTCACTCTCGTAATCTTTTAATCGGTTACAGGTCTCTGGCCCCTGGTTAAAGCttcatccactatgaatatctcatcagtaaacgtctgttcataacctgtttcaaaagctcctttggttttagatagtctcacgtggtcaccttttctaaaaggggcaacaaccagtttcattttaaaaccagCTCCGTAAACCGTTTTCCATACCTTCAGAGAATTTGAGGGGTTAACATCAGCGGGTCGGGTATgtatagttctgtgaaagctccggttgtaactctttataaagtcaggtaaCACATCGATGTAGCAaaaggtgttatgggctgtaaaatatctccacatcctagattttaaagttctgttaaattagggtgaccagatgtcccgattttatcgggactgtcccgatatttccttgtttgtcccgcgtcccgaccgacgtgcggtcgggacactggacaaacaaggaaatgctccagagcccggaagtgctcgcgccccccctcccgccccgactccgccccctcctcccccgattggctccctccccgaatccccacctcttccccaggttcaccattcctcctccctccgcaagtgctggagggaggctcgggagacgcaggggaagcgcggggccggggtgagtaagagtccggcctagccccgagcaggcaggactcagtcgggcggtagggcgaggaggggggcggcccgcggggccaggcggcggctgttctcccccctgggcagcgggactcgggagcagccgctgctgcaacTCCCCCTGCCGCggagggaggaagcggccgatggccaagctcggcggctgcggctctggtgcccccaaacctcccgagcctgggcctgctgcggggcccagcagtgcgcacgctacacgcgcccagcccctggctagtcgcgtctgggctgctgcccagctggtgctatcccgcggcggccccggggcggaggcatcggcagcccagccccgtccGTTCCCCTGCGTCTCcttggcctccctccagcgcttgtggaggaagggtgttttttttttttttttgccatgccccaccctcccccccacccccgcgtcccgatatttgacttgggtgatctggtcaccttatGTTAAATTGATCCACAACCTCTGCTTTGGGTGGGCGGGTCCTGAGAGGTCAAGGGGCGGGGCCAACGTTAGTTTgatggtagggcccttatactacttgTGGGGGGTGAGCCTGTGTGAGGAGGCAGGAGCCACAGCCCCAAAGTGCTCATTCTATGACACTACCaccatgtgggtttttttttttaactaataaaagaacagggacaggagtgcggtcaaagggtcaaacaaagTGAACCAgagggggacaccgagcagagaaccccggacagcacccaGTGCTCCGGATACATGAACGGACGGAGGACCGGAAATAGGCctcacagtcacaggagactccatcagcCAACCtcttctccctggttttatagatggccagttttgctagagccaggaggaggttgaccaggaggtcccgtgactttgtggggtgACAGATAGGGAGTGTTACTGGGGCAGTTAAGGGAGTTCGCAGTGCACAGGGGCACAGCCCAGAGTCCCAGAAAATGTGCCTTGGTGCAGTTCATTTATGTGAACTGtattacttctgttagtctctaaggtgccacaggaccctctgttgcttcatttATGTGAGTTTTCATGTTTTTGTGTATTTGTTCTGCTCTGCCTGTTTAATGTGAAAGGGCATCTCCACCCTGTTCTGATCTGCGGTGGCCTTTCCACACAAAGTGTAGTCTTCCAGGAAATGccaagtgaaataaaattcctttcatgtgatagggaggagagagagtgcGCAGAATTGTCTCCTGGTTGCGTCTATAAAACAAACTAGGGTGTGCTACATTCACTTCTGGCAATAAAGAGATCTATGTTTTGCCTTCCTAtataaagagaagagagaaagcaagagagacagagagagaggagggttTCATGATCAAACACCTGGAGACTGGCCTCTTTCTTCAGGAAAGCTCAGAAGAACTGAAGCATTTGTGGGCTGCCAGTGAGAGATTTTTGTGTTTTGTGCCTTGTTAAACCATAGGAGCAACCACTAAGGGATGGgtatggaggtggggggggggggggacaggaggaaATTATCCCAGCATTTCCAGAACGGCCTTTTGTTTCCTCAAAACTTTTTCCGGGGTCTGTTTCTCatgtaggacctgatccaaagcacactaATGTCAATGGGAACTTTCATCAAGTGCCAAAGCTTGGGTCCTGGCAGGCTGAAGAGGTACTTCTCTGATAAAAGCAACAGAACACGTATGGAGCTCAGTGGGAAAGACAAATCCATCCTTGACTAGATTGTATTCTCTGTCCCCCACTCCACCGCTCAGGAGGTAATGGTGTCTCTGGCTGTAATTCATAACGTGGGAACATTTTGTGGTCAGTTAGCAAAGTTACCCATATCCCTGGCTAGGAAGGTGAAATCACTTCCTGGGACTAGGGAACAGGAATGCCAGGCTCATCTGACTGTTGTGAACATACATAAGGACAAGTTGGACCTTACTGCCAATCTCTGAATAGGAAAAAATAGAATCAAATAAGGTGAAACTCTTATAGGAATCAAACAGTACCGTAGAACCTCTACAGATAAaaattccatgtttgaataataagagaacagcagtaggaatatactactgactaCCTGACCACGATGGTgacggtgattgtgaaatgctcagggagactaGACAAGCTGCAAAACCCGAAAATGCAACAATAACAGGGAATTTCATCTATCCTCATATTGATTTGGTAAATGGCACATTTCAAGGCATGATGTAGACGtaaaatttctagacatcatAAACGACTGCTTCTTGGGgtagctggtcctggaacccacaaagggagaggcaattcctGAATTAGTCCAagtgaagcacaggatctggtccaaaagataactatagctgaaccactcattagaagtgaccataatgtaattaaagttAACATCcttgggtgagtgtgtgtgtgtgggggaggaataTCAAAAAAGCCCAGCatggaaatatttcattttaaaaatggaaactacTCAAGAATGAGAATGCCGGTTAAGACGGAAATTAGAAAGGGGAGTCACAAAGGTAAAATACCTGCAAGTAGCATGGAGACtacttaaaaacaccataatagagactcagACTAAATATATAGCCCAAATCAAAGAAGACAGTAGGAAGACCAAAAGaatgctccatggctaaacacCAGAGTAATGGAGGCCATTAGAAGCAAAAAGACACCCTTTCAAATTTGGAAGTCAAACCCTAATGAGCATAGACGGTGACCTCAGAAAAAAAATAGGAACCAGCTGCTTGCTGTTCCCTCCCCATGCCAGGGGTCTCTGGCTAGCTCATTTAGCAAGCCTCCTCCAGGCTTCAAGTCTCCTGCAGGCAGTTCCCTCATGCGCTTCACTGCCTTTGCTCTCTCACaccatgggagcagagggaagctcctctcatggatcagtaacagattgaaagataaaaaacaaagggtagaaattaacggtcagttttcacaatggaaaacaGTAAACAGCGATGTCCCCTatgttacaggctggggactgactggctaagcggcagttctgcagaaaaggacctggggattacagtggacgagaagctggatatgagtcagcagtgtgtccttgttgccaagaaggctaatagcatattgggctgtattagtaggagcattgccagcagatcaacgGAAgatattattcccctctattcggcaccggtgaggccacatctggagtattgtgtccagttttgggccccccactacagaaaggatgtggacaaattggagagatgccagtggagggcaacaaaaatgattagggggctggggcacgtgacttatgaggagtggctgacctcctgaggtctcttccaaccttcaGTGATTCTATGTAGTAATATTTGGTGCCAATGTCTGATTTAGCAATCTTCACTTTCTCTGCACTCACCAACATTTTAAAGGTATGGGAATCCTCTTAGTTCAGGAGATTTTGCAGTTCATCATCAAGGGGAATTTTATGACCCTTGAAGTCATCCATGATTTTGATTTCAGTGTGATGGAGATAGTGATCCAGGTATTATAATGCTCCATCTCCAATGTGGATGATGGCATCAGGAGGCACTTGAAACGTGAAAGGAAATAGGGAATCCAGGACCTAGAGTGCAAAATTACGTAACATATTTTCAAGATGTCGGTCACAGGTACTGAATCCCATTCTGAAGTAAGTTCCAGTTGATCTGCTTATTCTGGGAGGATTCAGTGTCAGACAAGGAACAGAAAGATGGGTTAGTATTtattctgttatttatttataggtGAAAAAGAAAATTTACTATTTGCCATctggtgctccccccccccccccctttcggCAGATCCCATGATTTAGGAGGAATAACTTCTTCTTGACTCTATCTGGAGGAATAGTGGAAGTTTTTGAGGGTTTTATATGAACTCACATGAAGATGGGATCCTATTCGGTTGTAGATACCTAGATCTTAGCTCTGAGACATATATATCAGCAATAGCTTTCTCTCAGTTGGTGTTTGGTATAGTAAATGAACTGGTAAGACCATCAGATGACCAGTCATTATTTCAAAAGATGTAACCTGTGTAGATCAGTTAGGTATTGAATGCATAGCCATTAGTGCTACGGGTAGCTTTAAGTCCCAGTCTCTGGCATTTTCAGAGAGAAATTTCACAGTTTGGATCATACCCTCAACCTGTCCTGAAGATTGAGGATGATACGGCTCATGGAGCTTCTGTTGGATTCCTAGGGCTTTTCACTGGTTAACCATAAGACCAGAAGTAAAAAGAGTACCTCTGTCTGAGTCTATTTTGGGGGTAAACCCATCTGCTGAAAACATGATCTACTGAAAACATGAGTGGTTGTAGTTTGAGCCATGTCATTTGGTGTAGGTATACATTCAACCTATTTCATAAATAAACAAGTCACCATGAGTAAATAATGATTTCCTCAAGATGACTATGTTACAGGCCCTACCCAGCCTATTTGAATGATTGACCAAAGAAATGTAATTCCTTGGCTTTGGAGGGGTGCTCAAAATTAGTCAAGTATTTTGAAATCTATTACAAATGAGACATCCTTCATGTAATTGGACATGTTTTTACTTATGCCAGGCCAATAGGATGTTTATATAAGTTTTCATATATAGCATGATCACCTGACTGTCTCCTACACCTTTCATTCAGGGCCAGTCATAACATGATTCCAATGTAGGAAATGGGTACTACCCGTCTAGGAATCCCATTTCTCTCATGAAGGTAGGTGAGAAGATTCTTGCAAAGGCTAAACCTTGGTTGTTGATTAAACAGAGCTCCCAGTTCCTTATTCTCAGCAAGTTCTTCTGCTGTGATAGGATTTGCATCGGGATTTTGTAGGTAATGATTAAATTTGGATATTGTGCCATCTTCTCATTCTGCTTCTTCGAGATCGGGATTTGGTTCTTTTCACACAAGATCAGTGTAGTGTGAGTAGGTTTTTCTTTGTCCGGGATAGGTAAAAGATTTTGTCATTTTGTGACAGGGTAGCTCATGCCATGCTACTTCAGTGAGATGCCTTCAGCATTCTGGATACTGCAGAGGGCTGTTAAGAGTGGGCTAGGGGAGACAGCAGGAAGTGCAACCCCTCAGTGTTCAACACATGCAATTCCACAGATTGGACCATCCCCATTTAAATATAATTCCCTGCTCTTCACGGACACTCTGGCAGGAAGTGCCGCTCCTTGCCTACACAGGTTACACAGGGGACCAGGGCAGGTTTGTCTTGTTTACTGTGGGGCTTGGACCAGAATGAGCTCCCGGCGCCTGCTCCTCTCTGTGCCAGAGGAACCTCACCTTGTTACTTTCAGTTTTCTTCTGAGTCAGACAGACTTAAAAATAACCTGCCCTTCAGCTCCATTCCTGAGATGGTTCAGGTGCCAGAGCTCCCAGGGGGAGCCAGACAGGTCCCACAGCACAGCGGGCTGGGACCCATTGCCCCTAGCAGCCAGCTGGTGTCACTAGCAGGGATCACACCCACTCCCTCAGGCAGGGCAGCCGCTTTGTCCCTGAGCTTGTGGGAATCTCCTCTCCTCAGCTAGTCCTTGAGCCCTTGGAGGGTCTGCAGGGcatggggctctgtgtgctggccTCTCAGCATGGATGGGGCCAGGAAGGGATTAACAGATGGTccagggatgggggaagaggccaGCTCTGCCCTAGAGAAACTGCCCATCCACTCCTATCTGGGAAGGATTTGTTCCCTGGCTGTGGTGCTGAGGAATGAGGAAATAACTAAAGGCCAGGCAGGGTGAGGTCAGGGTCTGTTCCAAGGAGGAAAGGACTGAAACTTGCCCCACCcagggctggagggagcagggagtTGCTTAGAATGGAGGCAGTCAGGAAAACCCCTCAGTCCTGTCAGAAGAGGAGAGCGAGTCAGGACTAAGTGTCCCTTGGAGGGGAGTTGTCTCTTCTCTCCTTTACCCTGAAgccagggcttgggcagagggtttTTCTGGTCTTCTCGATTTTTAAGAAATGTTGTAAAACTGATAAGAATCAAAGACATTAAAATTTacacagtattggaactttttgTGCAGGTTTGGTGCCGAGCGTTTTCATATACACAAACTAatgcctctttttaaaatgttgagtgGGTTGCCTCAACTTTTGGGGGGCATGCCTTTTCTAAACAATGTATAACATTTACAACATATTTTTGAGGTCCCTGCtacatatttaaatattcagAGGCTGATCTTTTCCACTGCATCTGCTTTTCCAACTCTTTTAGGAAATTCAGCATATAAAGGTTTCTTCTATTTAGTGCATAATTTCCAAATAAAAGCAACAAATCCACTTTAAGTACATGTCTCTGTGGCTTCTTTCAAAGCAATCACTGTAGGGTGGTATTGTAATTGCTGTGAAGCACCATTCCACTGGAGATCTTTGGTAGATCATTTCCCTGCAGCTcagctggggtggagggaagagatgGCAGGGTCACTGCAGTTCATCAGCTGGTCATGCTAGGGACAAGCTGCAGTGTGTGTATGGGAATGTTTTGAAAAAACAGTGTACTGAGCAGGTGGGTTTGAACTGAACTTTAGCTGTTTATTTCCCCCTCTTTAATTGAATCAAACATCCCAGAACATCTGCTATTGCTAAAGGTTGGGTGTTTGCTTCTAGGAAAATCAGCCTGTGTTAAACTTTATTACAACCTCATATGGTTAAAATTGATGTCAAAATGAACCTTTCCCCCAGCCAGTCGCAGGTTCTGAAGGAAAGGGGTTGATCTGATTTATCCTGATAAAAATAAATCACtggaatttttcttttcctttttctaagATCTGTGATAAGAACAACTGAGCCACCTCCAAAGGCTGCCATGGCTGGTAGACTCTCCAGAAGGGAAATTGAAGCACTGAAGGCCATTGTTGAGAGAGGAAACCTCACGGCAGCAGCTGCTGAACTTCAGGAGAAGCTGAAATCATTAGAAAACACCCCACTGGACATCGCCATCACGGGAGAGGCAGGTGCAGGGAAATCATCCTTGGTCAACGCCATCCGAGGCCTGCATGATAATGATGAAGGAGCTGCTAAGACTGGGGTGACACAAACAACGATGGAGCCAACAGCTTATCCACACCCCAGACTCCCAAATGTGACAATATGGGACCTTCCAGGAATTGGGACAAAGAACTTTCAGGCAGACAAATACCCTAATCAGGTAAACTTCAAAAACTACGACTTCTTCATCATCGTCAGCGCTACGCGCTTCACTTCCCACCACATCACCCTGGCTCACGAGATTCACAAGATGGGGAAGAGGTTTTACTATGTGCGCTCCAAAGTGGATAATGACATGAATggtgaaaaaaggaaaaagaatttcAACGAGGCGAGAACCCTGCAGGAGATCAGGGAGGACTGCATAAAGAACCTGAGAGAAGCAGGTGAGGTCTCCCCAAGGGTTTTCCTGCTCTCCAGCTGGGAATTGGCCAACTATGATTTCcagctcctgcaggaga
Above is a window of Chrysemys picta bellii isolate R12L10 chromosome 20, ASM1138683v2, whole genome shotgun sequence DNA encoding:
- the LOC135976724 gene encoding interferon-inducible GTPase 5-like, which translates into the protein MAGRLSRREIEALKAIVERGNLTAAAAELQEKLKSLENTPLDIAITGEAGAGKSSLVNAIRGLHDNDEGAAKTGVTQTTMEPTAYPHPRLPNVTIWDLPGIGTKNFQADKYPNQVNFKNYDFFIIVSATRFTSHHITLAHEIHKMGKRFYYVRSKVDNDMNGEKRKKNFNEARTLQEIREDCIKNLREAGEVSPRVFLLSSWELANYDFQLLQETLENELDDQKRHVFILAMPNISAKMLEKKKAELQKHIWAMALLSCAIGALPVPGLSLACDVAILVVHMKCYCEAFGLDDESLSRLAQQVDKPVAELKSVIKKSPLASAITKEFVLTVLSRSLCGALMVLELVLNFVPGLGSLAGGGISFVTTYYMLQSFLDEAAEDAQKVLTKALEPRAE